One Dermacentor albipictus isolate Rhodes 1998 colony unplaced genomic scaffold, USDA_Dalb.pri_finalv2 scaffold_25, whole genome shotgun sequence genomic window, CATCACGAGAtaggttctgccagaatttttaaaataactttggctttaaagaggtttagttgcctcaattaaccaagacttacatcacaggtttgctgcatcatctcattgctaagcttgcagattgtttagtgagataaaaaagaaagtcaccatatataaacactactgacattagtgttatactgatgcaaactgtacttcgcataaaagcacagtaaaaggggctctcaaactgttcctgtctgtcgtcacatgctgatggaacactgctaactcttattttaacagatcacaagcatgcagagttaagtgtagcacttacaagtgattctcctgagttttctttgctcatataacggagaagcaggcagtttgctgccaccttttcgagatcggcagcaagcagagatgggtcactcggtgagagccctggcagtggatcaaaccgccgccttttcgcaccttcatgtttccttgtgtgaaaagtgatgtcttgcagaggcagaggtggctcatgctttttgactgaaaaaaaaagttttgtttgtacaagtacaataacgaaattttaagtgcttcctgtgatgtttagccaacgaccacatccattgtaagaaaattaaatattgcagtttgggattatttttttctctatgcAGGTCTTGTAGTTAAGAATTTATGAAGCGACACCAATATGTGTTCTTAATTAAAACCAGTAGCCTATATTTGTCCACATACCAATACTCATGTACGCTGTAAACAATGTAGCTGTGTGAATGAGTTGATATCCAACAGCTGCTACCACGAATGCAAACAATTTTACAACACGTTAAATGGTCAACACGGTGCCTCAAAGAACCGTTTGCAGAAAGGGGCCGGAAGTGTGATCACAGATTTTTTAGGCACTTTTGCCGCCTCCTATGTTAACTAATGCTTGCTAAGTAGTAGCATTCTTACCTTGGGCAGGAACAATCCAAGCACATGGAACTTCCGTGCACGTTGCCGCATCCTTTTGCGCCAAGTGAATGGCATGAAGGATTAACCCAACGAAATGTTGGCATGTGCCGctcaggctgcaagaataaaatGGAAGAGGAGATGAGTTTTCATGCTCCACAGGTATTCATCAAGGAAAAGATGGGATCAAGTGTTTATGAATTCGAAAGAACGGGTTTAAGTTCACGTCACTCAACGTGAAATACATGCGCCAATCTCAGACATGAGCCGCACACCACCACTCGCGCGTTGGCCTTGTAACACCATGTGCACACATTAACGGCATCATTGAACGATGCGATGCGGCTTGTCAGACAGCTATGCCGGCACGAAGTTAGGTACAACTAGCGGTTTTACAGTAAACAGCCAAACTTGGAAGTCATTCTCGTTATATGCCTCTAAATAGTGTACTGTGTGATACCGGCAATCCAAGGCTGTGTACGGTCGCAGACAAGTGCAAATTGGTATGCTGCACGACCGTGTCGATCGGTATACATGCAAATGCGCAAAAACAAGAACTCCCCGCTTTCTTCATTTACAGTATGTGTATTTTTTCAACATTTAAGCAACCGTACCTTTATATAAGCAAACAGCTAGCCCAAAACGGCAGGGCCGGTATAGTTATGAATTCCAAAATTTAACCCATCAGACTTAAATGTCCTGCACGCGGTTCATGCAGGTCGCGCTCCAGATGTAGAATAGAAAGCTTGCTCACCCTGCGGGGCAGAGGCAATGACCAGCCAGGATGGAGCCCGACGCCTTGGAAATCGCGGCGTGCACGATGTAATAGCCGCCTTTCATTGACGGTAGGCAGATACTACGCAAAAGTCCGCACGTGGATTCTGCTGACACGTTGTTGTACATGACGTTGCGCAcgtatccttcttcttggaacatcGTTCCTTTAATTTGCTGTCGCGCGAAGCGCGCTCCGCTCGACACCATGTGTTTTTCGAGCTGCGCTTCCGTGGGTATTTTGACGTTACCGAAGCGCTTTTTCCAGCCGttcgtcacgctgaagaaacctccaggtacaaagcagtcaccagcgggctccatggctagcggacggcgacaaactgtgcgcacacgttgttgcggttttcactcacacgctgcttgcttgcacacgtgtctcgcgtgcggcggctgtctgtcgcggcgagagcggcgcctgccaaatcgtttctcgtggccaccgcacagtggcgccacaatgcatcgcaaaaggcggattacactttgatgcgtctgtaaagaattcaggacatgagtatttgtgttgtaattccaagaagtacattcgtatatgcgcgagaggagcgcgctttgtaacagttatgaaggatgtatcacactctattggttgccactgccacagtgggggccgtatagcaggggacataaggtggtattcaagcaggggaaCTCTTGTATCTTCAGCTaggtctctgacacgcagtgagaaaggctttgccactgtgggccggttgcgaaagagttgacaactggacagatcgtttatggtgtaatacgcggggtgctgactgtttccgtttactctaagaaaatacatgaaagaggagtatgttctctgcagttcaagtgaccattcatccgattaaacgtacagactttccactgggcttgttctaaaggcgcctgtggacaggcgaattcctaagtggtggacagggtctagcatctttagagcagttggagtagccgactggtaaactatggctccatagtctagtcgtgtgcgtatgaggcttttgtataagttcatgagatattttctatcactgccccaggttgtgcgtgagagaacctttaagatattcattgttttcatacatttgtttttaagatactttatgtgctgtataaaagttaatttcgcgtctaaaattatccctagaaatttatgttccttgtttacaggcaaacgctcatcatgcaacacaatttcaggatcaggatgtaggcctctttttctagagaaaacaacacaggtgcttttttgtgggttcagtctgaacccgttctcatcagcccatttggagaccttgttaagaccaagctggacctgtcgctcacagattgcgagagaacttgattgaaatcctatctgcacatcgtcaacatatgttgaataaaagatgttatgtggtatgtgtagacggagagaattcatttttactataaaaagcgtgcagctgagcaccccgccctgcggcactccagtctcctgtacaaatttccgtgagaaaacattgcccactcgaacacggaatgtccgatttgacagataactttcgataacattgaacatatttccgtgtatacctaagtgtgagaggtctctcaatatcccgaaccgccacgtagtatcataagctttctccatatcaaggaatacagataagaaaaactgcttatggacaaaagcttcacggatacgtgcctctatgcgtataagatggtcactggtagatcgaccctcccgaaacccgcactggtatggatcgagcgaattgtttgattcgaggaagtgtagtaggcgacaattaatcattttttcgaaaactttgcagaggcaacttgttagtgctatgggtctgtagcttgatacagaggaaggatcctttccttgctttagaattgggattacaatagcctccttcccagcagaggggatctcgccggaaaaccatataatgttgtaaaggtaaaggagggttttttgtgtttcacggggtagttgtttcaacatctcatatattatgcggtctgaacctggggaggatgtattacaacagttcagtgctgcctgcagttctgctatggagaatgattcgttgtacgccacacgtTTAGCACATTTCCgatgtaacttttgctgttctattcgcgttttgttctttaggaaggtttcggagtagtgcgaggagctcgatatgtattcaaaatgtgcaccaagagagttggcatgatcttccaggctttctccgtggctgtttactaaaggtaaggaatacgtttgttgcccgttaactttcttcactctattccagacttttctctcatctgtgtaagagttaataattgagataaactttgcccaactctctcgtcttgcttgtggGCGTGTTCTTCTCGCCTGTGATTtaacatgcttaaagttttccaggttttctgctgttggcgaatcgcgaagcaacgcccatgctttgttctggttcctccgcgcttgcctacatgcatcgttccaccagggaacacgccgcttagaaccagtgccgctcgcttgggtaatacacttagaggcggcatctagtataaaagctgtaaaatatgtgacagcatcatctatggctataccggacatctcagtccacgtcatatgagtaatatctcggtaccgttcccaatcggctgattcaaccttccaccgggggacctgcgggataagttgatcttgctccgtcgtacttaagattatgggaaagtggtcactgccatacgggttattaagcacactccatttaaattaaggtaaaagtgtcggcgataaaatgctaagatctatggcagaatatgacttgttagcaaggttaaaatacgtaggctcctttgtatttaggagacatgctccagaagaaaaaagcagctgttcaatgacgcggcctcgcgcatcacagcgtgaatcgccccacaaactgctatgtgcattaaaatccccaagaatcagatagggctccgggagctcatctattaatgattctatgtctcgtctgtgaaggtgatattGTGGTGAtatatacaaggagcagatggttatgagttcatttgaaagtacggctcgaacggccactgcctcaagggccgtttggagctttaaatgctgacacgctacagttctgtcagcaataatggatacaccgccagatgatgccacagcatcctcgcggtctttgcgaaacgtaacatactttcggagaaagtttgtgtgtatagattttaagtgtgtttcctgtaaacacagcacttttggattgtgtttgtggatcagttcttgcacatcatcaaggtttctgagaagacctctgacgttccattgaattatttgtgtatccatattggaagttattaagtgctgtgtgtaaagaaacaagtagtgattatggagattacagagattacattacagagccctttcgaggccctgtaacgggagttctgccctttctggagcgttcgagggagcctcgccgctccttaggcggttggtgcgccttgagggcaggtgtagtgtccattgcctcttgtgaggcgccggacacatgctcttgcgagcgagaggttacaagagagggtcctgccttggagggcaagacccccgcgcccaccagcccagaggtcgatggggcaccctgcgggatttggctgcgccggctgttgccagcgctggaaggggccggggaggttggggcagcctcggctgcgccaccttcggggtcgatggtcccctctcctcggttgacggagcagcactagctgcaaccgccgcgggggcagatggcgtaactgccgactcactgactgtgggtcggacagccgctggaagcctttgtgtcgctgccccctgacgcatcacatcggcaaagcttttcttgggcaggtatgaaacccgcctgcgtgcctctttgaaagtgatattttcttttacttttatggtcacaatttctttttcttttttccaggacgggcaggaccgcgagtatgcggcatgctcgccatcacagttgacacaatgtggagtgttctggcatgtttcggaggagtgttctttgtcactgcacttggcacaagtcagccggcctcaacagttctgtgaactgtggccgaacctttggcacttaaagcatctaagagggttgggcacgtatggcctaacatgaagtttgatataacgagcctcgatggactcgggaaggacacttgagccgaatgtgagtatcaggtgtttcgttttgatctcttttccatctcgcctcatctta contains:
- the LOC135914820 gene encoding uncharacterized protein, coding for MEPAGDCFVPGGFFSVTNGWKKRFGNVKIPTEAQLEKHMVSSGARFARQQIKGTMFQEEGYVRNVMYNNVSAESTCGLLRSICLPSMKGGYYIVHAAISKASGSILAGHCLCPAGLSGTCQHFVGLILHAIHLAQKDAATCTEVPCAWIVPAQVKKHEPPLPLQDITFHTRKHEGAKRRRFDPLPGLSPSDPSLLAADLEKVAANCLLLRYMSKENSGESLDEHSPSEVAPEASDTPLVPDIEDIHSETCQRLIQERFDAIQALSVDSRAVVLESTIGQAANPTWHMERIASIASSLHVERIFFDEAMWSQEILPALLHFYRNAMLAE